From the Oligoflexia bacterium genome, one window contains:
- the panD gene encoding aspartate 1-decarboxylase, producing MKRTLLKSKIHRATVTEADLNYEGSISIDPALCKAADLIEFEKVDIYNCNNGQRFSTYVIYGKAQEICLNGAAARLVHPGDKVIIAAYAEFENEQCSLFKPNLVFVDDSNKVKKLASHYDPQDRIKTELPFLQQKL from the coding sequence ATGAAACGAACACTGCTCAAATCTAAAATTCATAGAGCTACCGTTACTGAGGCAGATCTTAATTATGAGGGTTCAATCTCTATTGATCCGGCGCTTTGCAAGGCGGCTGATCTCATTGAATTTGAAAAAGTAGATATCTATAATTGCAACAATGGCCAAAGATTCTCTACATACGTGATCTATGGCAAAGCTCAAGAAATTTGCCTGAATGGGGCTGCTGCACGACTAGTTCACCCCGGTGATAAAGTGATCATTGCGGCCTATGCCGAGTTTGAAAATGAGCAATGCTCTTTGTTTAAGCCGAATCTGGTTTTCGTCGATGATTCAAACAAAGTTAAAAAGCTCGCGAGTCATTACGATCCCCAGGATCGCATCAAGACTGAACTCCCCTTTTTACAACAGAAGCTGTAA
- a CDS encoding type III pantothenate kinase, with amino-acid sequence MILGLDVGNSQIYGGVFDENQKIILQFRKNSRLSNSSDEFGLFLVQVLRENKIDPKNIQQIAVCSVVPDVVHSLKGACQKYFKMQPFLLQAGTKTGLKIKYRNPLEVGADRIANSIAGTHLFPGKNLIIVDFGTATTFDVVTSEKEYLGGMILPGLRLSMEALETKTARLPSVEILAPKELVGRSTVESIQSGLYFGNLAVLKELSREIKKKYFENKPTVVIGTGGFSRLFENEKVFDALIPELVLLGLHKALAMNVDKPSSPTTKRKKYETNTAQI; translated from the coding sequence ATGATTTTAGGTCTCGACGTCGGTAACAGCCAAATTTATGGGGGTGTTTTTGATGAGAATCAAAAAATCATCCTTCAATTTAGAAAAAACTCACGTCTTTCAAATTCATCTGATGAATTTGGACTTTTTTTAGTTCAGGTTTTACGTGAAAACAAAATTGATCCAAAAAACATTCAACAAATTGCAGTATGCTCTGTAGTGCCAGACGTTGTGCATTCATTAAAAGGGGCATGTCAGAAATACTTTAAAATGCAGCCCTTTTTACTTCAAGCAGGTACCAAAACAGGATTAAAAATAAAATACAGAAACCCATTAGAAGTCGGTGCCGATCGTATTGCAAATTCAATTGCAGGAACACATTTATTTCCTGGGAAAAATCTCATTATCGTTGATTTTGGCACAGCTACAACTTTTGATGTCGTTACTTCTGAGAAAGAGTATTTAGGAGGAATGATTCTCCCCGGACTTCGACTTTCCATGGAAGCACTTGAAACAAAAACCGCGCGCTTACCTTCGGTTGAAATTCTAGCTCCGAAAGAGCTTGTGGGGAGATCAACTGTTGAGAGTATTCAATCAGGTCTTTATTTTGGTAATCTCGCTGTACTCAAAGAACTCAGCCGTGAAATTAAAAAGAAATATTTTGAAAATAAACCAACAGTCGTCATCGGCACGGGTGGGTTTTCTAGACTTTTTGAAAATGAAAAAGTCTTTGATGCTCTCATACCAGAGCTAGTACTTTTAGGATTACATAAAGCCCTTGCAATGAACGTTGATAAACCAAGCAGTCCCACAACAAAGAGGAAAAAATATGAAACGAACACTGCTCAAATCTAA